The genomic DNA TCGTTGAGAGCAAGGTGCCTTAATTTCCGCAAAGAACGCAGAAATATGGCCAAGCTCACACTCCGCTGTTCGTTTGGCTGAAGCCGTGCCCGCGGAAAGCGTCCGCTCGGAACGAAAATCAAAGTGGAGAGGGTACTATTTAGTTCAATTTAAATAGAGAAAAAGAGATCATTTTCCCAGAAGATGGTCTCTTTGTCTTGCTTTAAATGCTCTAGAAGAGTGGGTTTATCCACTAGGAAGAAGGAAGAAAAGGGAAAGAGTTTTCTTTTAAATAGCAGATGTTTTCATAGAGGGAGGAATGCTCCATTTATTAAATTACCATTATTATTCGTCACTATTAACATTCGTCAATTGTTGGAAATGTATTTTATCTTTATGATGGGGGTATCCATGCTTTTATACGATAAATTCCCAATTCAAATTGTAAAAGATGCATCCAAGACGGTTAGTGTAGTCGGAATATTCGGAGTGTTGACTTACTCTTCACTAGCCGGTAGCAGATCCATTTAACATGAATCAGTAAAGAGAGGAAGAGATAAATGGTCAATTATTATTCAAATAGAAGTGAAGTCGTTAATGGACAAAATAGAGTTGTCCAAGGGTTGGAATTGATGAAACATGCGATGAATCAATTAGCCATGATTATGGTCATAGACGTGGAAGGGAACATCATTGATATCAATGATAACTATTGTGCAACGCTGAAGTATTCCTTAAGGGATGTCTATATGCGAGACTTCCGGACTTTGTATGTGGGCTATCATTCTGAAGAGTTCTTTGGATCACTTGAAAGAACGCTCAGGACAGGGGAGGAATGGACAGGTGAAATCTGTAAAAAGGCTGGAGATGGGAAAGTCCATTGGTTGAAATCGGTCATTATTCCTGTGGATGACGAAGTAAAAAGCGTTTCCCGATTTCATATCGTATCTGTTGATATTACGGAGCAAAAAAATAATGAGCAATGGCAATATCTTGCTTGTCACAATGAATTAACGAGCTTGCCGAATCGTAGAATGTTGGATTTATCGATTGATACCTATATCGGGAGAGTCAAGCAACAGAACCAGAGAATGGCCGTGTTGTTTTTGGATATAAACCACTTTAAAAAGATCAATGATACGTATGGACATGCCATCGGCGATTTGTTTTTAAAAGAAGTCGCTAGTCGTTTGTCCAACTTATCGATCATTCAAAACCATGTTTTCCATCTATGTGGGGATGAATTTATCATGCTTCTCGAAGATGTGGAGAATATTGAAGAACAAGTTCGGCTGATTTTGTCGTTATTTGATAACACTTTCGAGATAGAAGCTTATCCAATTACGGCAAGTGTCAGTATCGGGATTAGTATGTATCCAGATCATGCAACTGATAGAGATGCGTTAATCAATTATGCGGATATTGCCATGTTTGAAGCGAAGCAGAGTAGCGGAAATAGTTATCAAATTTATCAATGAAGTACAGTAATATGTGTAGCTGATAACAGAAGAAATGTAAGTGAGGGGCATAAGAATGGAGAGACATAAAGGGGAAATCGTGAAAAGGTCAAAAAGCCGGCTAGTCATTTTACTAGCAATGCTTGTCATCCTATCGGGGTGTCGTTTGTTTGACGAGAAAAAGAAAGCCGCAAGCAGCGGGACAGAATCGGTCAAACCTACTGAGGAAATCGTTCGGTATACGGGCGAAAAAAGCAACGCAATTTCATCGGTCTATACGTCAAAGAAAGAGCTAGCACTTACTTTTAACGGCATGGCAGATCAACAAACGATGGAATTGCTGTTGGATGAATTAGATGTGTATGAGATGAAAGCGACGTTTTTTCTTCCAGGCGTCCGGGTAGCAGAGGAACCAGATCTTGCGAATGCAATCGTGTCTAGGGGGGCATGAAATCGAGAATAACACATTAAATCAGTTGGACATGGCTGACTTTAGTTACGAACAAATTTATAAAGAAATCCAATTAAGCAATGAGGTGATTGAAAAAAAACGGTGTCCTCCCGCGTTACGTCCGCACAAAGTCAGGCGATTATCATGATGACATTCGTTTAGTTACGGCTCAACTCGGAATGGAAGCGGTTGTGAGCTACAACATTAACCCGAAAGATTGGGATATGAAGGACGCCAAAAGCATTGGAGACTATGTGGAAAGGTATATCTCAAGAGGAGGCATTGTGTCGTTAAACACACATCTGAATCCAGAAGTCATTGCATCGATTGCCTATATAGCGAAAGCGGCAGAAGATATTGGCTACACGTTTGTTCCGCTCAGTCAATTGATAGAAGGCGGTGGAGAAAGAAAGCCGTTAGCTGAAATTGAAGGGTTTTATGCAGTCAAAGTAAACTGGGACTATCAAAATGAGAAACCGATTCTGTTCTCTAATGCTTCTAGTACTGACAAAACAATCTCGCTTACTTTTGATGACCGGGCGAGTGATAAAACCACTACAAAAGTATTGGATATTCTAGATGAATACGATATCAAGGCAACTTTTTTCCTTATAGGAAAAGGGATGGAACAGAATCCGAACTTGGCAAAGGCTATTTTGGATGCAGGGCATGAGGTAGCTAGTGGTCAAGCCCCATGAAAATGGACACGAAACAAATGCTTAAATTGTACCACTAAGCACTTTTAAAATACGTAGTTAGAAAAGATGACGGTGATAAAAAACCAAGTCTTTTCTGGCTACGTTTTTTTGCGTAAAATGTTGCGTATTTTGGTAAATCTGCCACTAGCTGCTCCACGGAAAGCATTGGAAAAAGAAATGGAAATTTAGCTTTTAAGTGAGAGAAAAAGCATTCGATCATAGTGTTATCATAACAGTTTGCTTTACGCGACATACTCGGAATAAACCTTAATTCTCCTGATAGCTGATGATAGCGATAAGAACGATACACATTCCCTTGATCTGAATGGATGGTCACCTGACTTAAGTCTGTTAGTTGACGTGCTTCCATTGCCTGGCGAATAGTGGCTTCCATCATGGCTGTATCAGAATGGAAGCCAACTTGAAAGCCAATAGGTTCTCGATTAAAGAGATCCATTAAAGCAGATACATAGATTTTTGTATCACAAAATGTAATTTCAGTGACATCCATTACCCATTTGTGATTCGGAAAAAATGCATTAAAATTACGATTTAAAAGGTTCAGATATGTATAACTAGCGGCAATTTGTTTCTTCTTTGTGGACGATCTTTTCTTTCTCACTTTTGCAGCTAAACTCATCTCACGCATTAAGCAAGCTACCCGTTTATGATTGATCACATAGCCATTTTGTTCTTTTAACGTACCTGCAATTTGTTTTGCTCCATACGTTCCACCTACCTCATCATAATGCGATTGAATCGTTTCTTTATCACGTCAATCGCGATTAGAAGGACCTTTTTGGGGACGTCCCATATAAGCGTAGTAACCGCTAGGTGACACATTAAACGCTTTAGCTAACAGTTTCACCGTGTACTCCTTTCTCAAACTTGTCATCGCTTCAAAGTACGTGGATTTTACTTCTGTTTGAGAAAGGTTTGGAACTTTTTTAAGATTTCCACCTGAATCTGTTGTTCGTTGTAAGCAACTTCAATAGCTTTTAAACGAGCTAATTCTTCTGTATCCACCATAGTCATAGGGTTCTTTTGAGTATCTTTTGTTCGAAAGTAAGTGGGTCCGAAGTCTTTATATTGCTTAACCCATTGTTGAATACTTGTTTGACTCACGTTCATCTCTTCTGCCACTTGTTTTGTGGGGATCTGTTCAGTTAAGACACGCTCTATTGCTTTTATTTTATTCTCAGGTGATGTATAAGTATTTCGTTTCCTACGTGGTCTGTAAGCCATGAGATCATCCCCTTTTAATGAATTATAAATAATACTGGTACAATACTATACCCGTTTTATGTCCATTTTAAGGGGGGCGACCACAGACTGTACGTTATTATATTGCCTTTCGGATTATGAAAGCTGCGGAATCCTATTTTGATAGTGTCACTTGTTTATCGGGGCCATTATCCTGTTATCGAAAAGAGCTCATCATCGAGCATACGGATGCATGGTTGAACCAGAAGTTTTTAGGACAACCTGCCACTTTCGGTGATGATCGAAGCATGACCAACTTCATCTTGAGGACCCGTCGAACAGGCTATCAAGATACCGCTATTTGTTCGACAATTGTCCCGTCCAATATGGGGTTCTTTCTAAAACAACAAATGCGTTGGAAACGTTCTTGGTTGCGTGAATCATTGATTGCGGGGACATTTTATTTGGCGAAAGGAACCTTTCATGGCGCTGTTCTTTTATGTAGGATTAATCGTTCCAATCGCAGCACCCATTATCGTGTTGTACAACATGGTGTATGTTCCGATTGTTTACAAGGTCTTTCCAACTACATTTATGATGGGATTATTACTGATGGCTTTACTCATGAGTGTAGCCCATTTGTTATTTAGAAAGAGTAAGTTATGGGTTTTTGGCTCTGTATTTTGTGTGCTCTATGAGTTTATTTTGCTGTGGCAAATGCCTGTTGCTTGGGTGACTTTCTGGAAATCTACTTGGGGTACACGAGAAACGCCACAGGATATCGAAGCAAGGAATAAGAAATTAGCAAAAAAACAATCCGGTTGCATTCGAATAGCAATCCAAGAGGGGTTCTTAAGGGTGAGGATGGTATAAATGTTTAAAAGAAACCAAAGCTCTGTCCTTAATCATCGCAAGAAAAACCGTAAAAAAGTACTGAAAACGATTATCCAAACAGCCGTTATAGTTGTCGCGGGTATGTTACCATTGAGCGCATTGGTAGATATTAAAAAGTATAATGAGCCGGATAAAACGCAATGGGAGAATCAGGATGGCTTTATCGCATTGTCTTATTTTGGGGTTGACCGCAATGGCACGCCAAAGCGAATTGCGAAGAAAGAATTAGATAAGCAATTGAAAGCATTACATGACCAAGGGTATGAGACAATTTCGCAGCAAGATGTCATTGATTTTTATGGGAAGGGAAAAGCGTTACCAGAAAAAGCGCTATTTCTTTCCTTTGAGGATGGACGCAATGATTCCAGCATATTTGCTCATCCAAGTCTCAAGGAATACAATTACAAAGCTACCTTCCTGTCTTATGCCAATAAGATGGGCAATAGTGATCGGAAGTTTTTGCAACCCGAAGATATGCTGGACATGCAAAAAGGTGGCTATTGGGAGTTAGGGACGATCATGGAAGCCTCCATTAAAGACGAAGTCGATGTAGATTTGACGGTTGTGAATGATCGTTTTACTGAAGATGGATTAGCTGTTCAAAAGGATTCGATGTTAATTACCAGACTGATGGCCACGCCTGAAAGTCGCCGTGCGCATATTGATGACATCGTCGACACCGTTTCTACGTATAATTTCGAAGGTGTAGAGATTGATTATGAGAAAGTGAAAGACGAAGATTGGGACAATATCTGTGCTTTTTATGAAGAGTTGTATCAAAGGCTTCAGCAAGGCGGAAAACCGCTACGGATTGTATTAGGGCCGCGAATGCCAATTGAAAAACTGACGCTACCAGAAGGCCCCACTTATATTATGATGGCCTATAATCTGTATGGGACGCATAGTGGACCGGGACCAAAAGCCGATTATGCGTTTATCGCTAAAATGGGCAAGAAAATGGATCAGTTGCCGGGCGAACATGTTATGGCTTTCGCAACGGGTGGATTTGACTGGCCGGAGTCGGGGAAAATCACTGCGTTGACGGAACAAGAGGCGGCACAGCTATCTATGCAAAGTGTGAAATCTCCAAAAAGGGAACAAGGGAGTGGAGCCGTCTATTTTGATTATATAGACAGTGAAAATCGCAAGCATACAGTTCGGTATGC from Sporosarcina sp. FSL K6-1522 includes the following:
- a CDS encoding transposase, which encodes MAYRPRRKRNTYTSPENKIKAIERVLTEQIPTKQVAEEMNVSQTSIQQWVKQYKDFGPTYFRTKDTQKNPMTMVDTEELARLKAIEVAYNEQQIQVEILKKFQTFLKQK
- a CDS encoding polysaccharide deacetylase family protein, translating into MKKNGVLPRYVRTKSGDYHDDIRLVTAQLGMEAVVSYNINPKDWDMKDAKSIGDYVERYISRGGIVSLNTHLNPEVIASIAYIAKAAEDIGYTFVPLSQLIEGGGERKPLAEIEGFYAVKVNWDYQNEKPILFSNASSTDKTISLTFDDRASDKTTTKVLDILDEYDIKATFFLIGKGMEQNPNLAKAILDAGHEVASGQAP
- a CDS encoding glycosyl hydrolase family 18 protein, with protein sequence MFKRNQSSVLNHRKKNRKKVLKTIIQTAVIVVAGMLPLSALVDIKKYNEPDKTQWENQDGFIALSYFGVDRNGTPKRIAKKELDKQLKALHDQGYETISQQDVIDFYGKGKALPEKALFLSFEDGRNDSSIFAHPSLKEYNYKATFLSYANKMGNSDRKFLQPEDMLDMQKGGYWELGTIMEASIKDEVDVDLTVVNDRFTEDGLAVQKDSMLITRLMATPESRRAHIDDIVDTVSTYNFEGVEIDYEKVKDEDWDNICAFYEELYQRLQQGGKPLRIVLGPRMPIEKLTLPEGPTYIMMAYNLYGTHSGPGPKADYAFIAKMGKKMDQLPGEHVMAFATGGFDWPESGKITALTEQEAAQLSMQSVKSPKREQGSGAVYFDYIDSENRKHTVRYADARTLAQWMESAKKAGYYKIALWRMGGFEQATLDFLNR
- a CDS encoding GGDEF domain-containing protein: MVNYYSNRSEVVNGQNRVVQGLELMKHAMNQLAMIMVIDVEGNIIDINDNYCATLKYSLRDVYMRDFRTLYVGYHSEEFFGSLERTLRTGEEWTGEICKKAGDGKVHWLKSVIIPVDDEVKSVSRFHIVSVDITEQKNNEQWQYLACHNELTSLPNRRMLDLSIDTYIGRVKQQNQRMAVLFLDINHFKKINDTYGHAIGDLFLKEVASRLSNLSIIQNHVFHLCGDEFIMLLEDVENIEEQVRLILSLFDNTFEIEAYPITASVSIGISMYPDHATDRDALINYADIAMFEAKQSSGNSYQIYQ
- a CDS encoding IS3 family transposase, with amino-acid sequence MQSHYDEVGGTYGAKQIAGTLKEQNGYVINHKRVACLMREMSLAAKVRKKRSSTKKKQIAASYTYLNLLNRNFNAFFPNHKWVMDVTEITFCDTKIYVSALMDLFNREPIGFQVGFHSDTAMMEATIRQAMEARQLTDLSQVTIHSDQGNVYRSYRYHQLSGELRFIPSMSRKANCYDNTMIECFFSHLKAKFPFLFPMLSVEQLVADLPKYATFYAKKRSQKRLGFLSPSSFLTTYFKSA
- a CDS encoding polysaccharide deacetylase family protein, which codes for MERHKGEIVKRSKSRLVILLAMLVILSGCRLFDEKKKAASSGTESVKPTEEIVRYTGEKSNAISSVYTSKKELALTFNGMADQQTMELLLDELDVYEMKATFFLPGVRVAEEPDLANAIVSRGA